In Alteromonas sp. V450, the following proteins share a genomic window:
- a CDS encoding glutathione S-transferase family protein has translation MKLYGDKRSGNCYKLQLLLSFLEMHCDWVDVDIMCGETRTSQFLEKSPNGKIPILELDDGRVISESNAILHYLAQDSKFIPSSTFQFSRLLQWQFFEQYSHEPYIAVARYINLYLGLPDDRKAEFESKKAGGYRALAVMETQLEKTPFLLGDALTLADISLFAYTHVAHEGGFDLSAYPAIRNWITLISGQNGFIPMQR, from the coding sequence ATGAAATTATACGGCGATAAGCGTTCAGGTAATTGCTATAAACTTCAGCTTCTACTGTCTTTTTTAGAAATGCATTGCGACTGGGTTGATGTTGATATCATGTGCGGTGAAACACGCACTTCTCAGTTTTTGGAAAAGTCGCCAAATGGTAAAATTCCAATTTTAGAGCTCGATGATGGTCGCGTTATTTCAGAATCTAATGCTATTTTGCATTATCTAGCTCAAGACTCAAAATTCATACCGTCTTCAACGTTCCAGTTTTCGCGCCTACTACAATGGCAATTTTTTGAACAGTACAGTCATGAGCCGTATATAGCGGTAGCGCGTTATATTAATTTGTATTTGGGGTTACCTGATGACAGGAAGGCTGAATTCGAATCGAAAAAGGCGGGTGGTTATCGAGCATTGGCAGTTATGGAAACACAGCTCGAAAAGACTCCCTTTTTACTCGGCGATGCGCTAACACTGGCAGACATATCTCTATTTGCTTACACCCATGTGGCGCATGAAGGTGGTTTTGACCTTTCGGCTTATCCTGCCATTAGAAATTGGATAACACTGATTTCTGGGCAGAATGGATTTATACCGATGCAGCGTTAA
- the atpD gene encoding F0F1 ATP synthase subunit beta, with translation MSQGKVVQIIGAVVDIEFPQDAVPRVYDALQVTEGDLSGLTLEVQQQLGGGVVRGIALGTTDGLKRGLAVENTGNPIMVPVGTKTLGRIMDVLGNPIDEAGPIGEEERMSIHREAPSYEDQSSSVELLETGIKVIDLVCPFAKGGKVGLFGGAGVGKTVNMMELIRNIAIEHSGFSVFAGVGERTREGNDFYHEMNESNVLDKVSLVYGQMNEPPGNRLRVALTGLTMAEKFRDEGRDVLFFVDNIYRYTLAGTEVSALLGRMPSAVGYQPTLAEEMGVLQERITSTKTGSITSIQAVYVPADDLTDPSPATTFAHLDATVVLSRDIASLGIYPAVDPLDSTSRQLDPLVIGQEHYDVARGVQTVLQRYKELKDIIAILGMDELSEEDKQVVSRARKIQRFLSQPFFVAEVFTGAPGKYVSLKDTISGFKGILDGEYDHLPEQAFYMVGSIEEALEKAKKA, from the coding sequence ATGAGTCAAGGTAAGGTCGTCCAAATCATTGGCGCCGTTGTGGATATTGAATTTCCACAAGATGCGGTACCAAGAGTTTATGACGCACTACAAGTTACCGAAGGTGACTTGTCAGGTCTAACCCTGGAAGTGCAACAGCAATTAGGTGGTGGTGTTGTTCGTGGCATCGCACTAGGTACTACTGACGGACTAAAACGTGGTCTTGCAGTAGAAAATACCGGTAACCCAATCATGGTTCCAGTTGGTACGAAGACACTTGGTCGTATCATGGACGTATTGGGTAACCCAATCGACGAAGCAGGCCCAATTGGTGAAGAAGAGCGTATGTCTATTCACCGTGAAGCGCCTAGCTACGAAGATCAGTCTAGCTCGGTAGAACTACTAGAAACTGGTATCAAAGTAATCGACTTGGTTTGTCCATTCGCTAAGGGTGGTAAAGTTGGTCTATTCGGTGGTGCGGGTGTAGGTAAAACCGTAAACATGATGGAACTTATCCGTAACATCGCAATCGAGCACAGCGGTTTCTCAGTATTCGCTGGTGTTGGTGAGCGTACGCGTGAGGGTAACGACTTCTATCACGAAATGAACGAATCAAACGTACTTGATAAAGTATCGCTTGTATACGGTCAGATGAACGAGCCACCGGGTAACCGTCTACGTGTTGCACTTACCGGTCTAACAATGGCTGAGAAGTTCCGTGACGAAGGCCGTGACGTTCTATTCTTCGTAGATAACATCTATCGTTATACCCTAGCAGGTACTGAGGTATCAGCACTTCTAGGTCGTATGCCTTCTGCGGTAGGTTACCAGCCTACGCTTGCAGAAGAGATGGGTGTACTTCAGGAACGTATTACGTCAACGAAGACTGGCTCAATCACGTCAATCCAAGCGGTATACGTACCTGCGGATGACTTGACTGACCCATCTCCAGCGACAACCTTTGCTCACTTGGATGCAACGGTAGTACTTTCTCGTGATATCGCGTCTCTAGGTATCTACCCTGCGGTAGACCCTCTAGATTCAACGTCTCGTCAGCTAGACCCGCTAGTAATTGGTCAAGAGCACTACGACGTAGCACGTGGCGTACAGACTGTTCTTCAGCGCTATAAAGAGTTGAAAGACATCATCGCGATCCTAGGTATGGACGAACTATCTGAAGAAGACAAGCAAGTGGTATCACGTGCTCGTAAGATTCAGCGTTTCCTATCTCAGCCGTTCTTCGTAGCAGAAGTATTTACCGGTGCACCTGGTAAATATGTATCGCTAAAAGACACAATCAGTGGCTTTAAAGGCATTCTAGACGGTGAGTATGATCACCTTCCAGAGCAGGCCTTCTACATGGTTGGTTCTATCGAAGAAGCGCTAGAGAAAGCCAAGAAAGCATAA
- the atpG gene encoding F0F1 ATP synthase subunit gamma: MASGKEIKGKIGSIKNTQKITSAMEMVAASKMKKAQERMASGRPYAQNMLKVIGHIANGNLEYRHPYLEEREVKRVGYIVISTDRGLCGGLNTNEFKLVTQDVKKWREQGVEVDFAALGSKACSFFNRFGGKLLAAESGLGDKPSVSDVVGVVRVMLKAYDEGQIDRVFLVFNDFVNTMTQKPVINQLLPLPKSEDEEYQHRWDYIYEPDPKEILEALMVRYIESQVYQGVVENAASEQAARMVAMKAATDNAGNLIDELQLVYNKARQAAITQEISEIVSGAAAV; this comes from the coding sequence ATGGCCAGCGGTAAAGAAATAAAAGGTAAGATTGGGAGTATCAAAAATACTCAGAAGATTACCAGTGCGATGGAAATGGTTGCTGCGTCTAAAATGAAAAAGGCGCAGGAACGCATGGCTTCTGGCCGTCCATATGCACAAAATATGCTTAAAGTGATTGGTCACATTGCAAACGGTAACCTTGAATATCGCCATCCTTATTTGGAAGAGCGTGAAGTCAAGCGCGTCGGTTACATTGTGATTTCCACTGACCGAGGCTTATGTGGTGGCTTGAACACCAATGAATTTAAGCTCGTCACTCAAGACGTCAAAAAATGGCGTGAACAGGGTGTAGAAGTGGATTTCGCTGCATTAGGTTCTAAAGCGTGCAGTTTCTTCAACCGCTTTGGTGGCAAGTTGCTTGCTGCTGAATCTGGTTTAGGTGACAAGCCGTCTGTGAGCGATGTAGTGGGTGTTGTACGCGTTATGCTTAAAGCGTACGACGAAGGACAAATTGACCGAGTATTCTTGGTATTCAATGACTTCGTTAACACCATGACACAGAAACCTGTGATCAATCAGTTATTGCCTTTGCCAAAGTCAGAAGACGAAGAATATCAACATCGTTGGGACTACATCTACGAGCCAGATCCAAAAGAAATTTTGGAAGCACTAATGGTTCGTTACATTGAGTCTCAGGTGTATCAGGGTGTTGTAGAAAACGCGGCGTCAGAACAAGCTGCGCGAATGGTTGCCATGAAGGCAGCAACCGACAACGCCGGTAACCTCATTGATGAGTTACAACTGGTATATAACAAAGCGCGTCAGGCTGCAATCACACAAGAAATCAGTGAGATTGTGAGCGGTGCCGCAGCGGTGTAG
- a CDS encoding F0F1 ATP synthase subunit epsilon: MAMTVHLDVVSAETAIFSGRVESIQVTGSEGELGITPGHAPLISAIKPGMVRLVKQHGEEEVIYVAGGVLEVQPNNVTVLADTAVRAEDLDEQAAEEAKRRAEEHIANPGADFNYAEAAHELAEAIAQLRLIQKLRK; encoded by the coding sequence ATGGCAATGACAGTACATTTGGACGTAGTAAGCGCAGAGACAGCGATTTTCTCGGGACGCGTTGAATCGATTCAGGTGACAGGTAGCGAAGGTGAGCTGGGTATTACCCCAGGGCACGCGCCACTTATCTCTGCTATTAAACCTGGTATGGTGCGTTTGGTTAAACAGCACGGTGAAGAAGAAGTTATCTATGTTGCGGGTGGTGTACTAGAAGTGCAACCTAACAACGTTACCGTACTGGCTGATACCGCGGTTCGAGCTGAAGATCTTGACGAGCAGGCAGCAGAAGAAGCCAAACGACGTGCAGAAGAGCACATCGCCAACCCAGGTGCTGACTTTAATTATGCAGAAGCAGCTCACGAGCTTGCTGAAGCAATTGCGCAACTTCGCCTTATTCAGAAGTTACGCAAGTAA